The Populus alba chromosome 6, ASM523922v2, whole genome shotgun sequence genome contains a region encoding:
- the LOC118030731 gene encoding transcription factor MYB114 gives MAPRSSKCNKKEANRGAWTAEEDQKLAQVIEIHGPKRWRSVAAKAGLNRCGKSCRLRWMNHLRPNIKRGNISDQEEDLIVRLHKLLGNRWSLIAGRLPGRTDNEIKNYWNSHLSKKIKQNEKPVRSSTWQEPDTVKTKVLEIDNVAKRSEEGTSKTLEDSKFSFGGDGFFDFSNEDPLNLEWMSEFLELDETLYGFP, from the exons ATGGCTCCTAGGAGCAGTAAATGCAATAAAAAGGAAGCTAACAGAGGAGCATGGACAGCTGAAGAGGACCAAAAACTTGCCCAAGTCATTGAAATTCATGGTCCAAAGAGGTGGAGATCCGTTGCAGCCAAAGCAG GTCTGAACAGATGTGGTAAGAGTTGCAGGTTGAGATGGATGAATCATCTTAGACCAAATATTAAGAGAGGTAACATATCTGACCAAGAAGAGGACTTGATAGTTAGGCTTCATAAGCTCCTTGGAAACAG ATGGTCTTTGATAGCTGGAAGACTGCCTGGAAGGACTGATAATGAGATCAAGAATTACTGGAATTCTCATTTGAGCAAAAAGATAAAGCAAAATGAGAAGCCAGTGAGGAGCTCGACATGGCAAGAACCTGATACTGTGAAAACCAAGGTACTGGAGATAGATAATGTTGCCAAGAGAAGTGAGGAGGGTACCTCTAAGACACTTGAGGACTCAAAATTTAGCTTTGGTGGGGATGGATTCTTTGATTTCTCCAATGAGGATCCTCTGAATTTGGAATGGATGAGTGAATTCCTCGAACTCGATGAGACTTTGTATGGCTTTCCATAA
- the LOC118030730 gene encoding large ribosomal subunit protein uL4c encodes MSASTSLSFFSSSLFLSSSHNKIPKLTSLSTTKPQYSLKSLSISCQVATLPILSFTGEKIGETYLDLKSAPPETARAVVHRGIITDQQNKRRGTASTLTRGEVRGGGRKPYPQKKTGRARRGSMRSPLRPGGGVIFGPKPRDWSIKINRKEKRLAMSTALSSAASERESVICVEEFGDKFEKPKTKEFIEAMNRWGLDPKEKVMFLMMDVSDNVGLSSRNIGTLRMLTPRTLNLFDILNSDKLVLTPDTVDYLNGRYGVDFEGETDEEDDQDETEETEGNENADAAD; translated from the exons ATGTCTGCCTCCACTTCACTctccttcttctcctcctctctttttctctcttcttctcacAACAAAATCCCCAAATTGACCTCCTTATCCACTACGAAACCCCAATATTCCCTTAAATCCCTCTCCATTTCTTGCCAAGTAGCAACCCTCCCAATCCTCTCTTTCACCGGGGAAAAAATCGGCGAAACTTACCTAGACCTCAAGTCAGCGCCACCCGAGACCGCCCGTGCTGTCGTTCACCGAGGAATCATCACAGACCAACAAAATAAGCGACGTGGCACTGCCTCAACTCTCACCCGCGGTGAAGTTAGAGGCGGTGGCAGAAAACCCTACCCTCAAAAGAAAACGGGGCGAGCTCGCCGTGGGTCCATGCGCAGCCCACTTCGCCCTGGTGGTGGCGTGATATTTGGGCCCAAGCCCAGAGACTGGTCCATTAAGATAAACAGGAAGGAAAAACGGCTAGCCATGTCAACGGCTTTATCAAGTGCTGCGAGTGAGAGGGAGAGCGTGATTTGTGTTGAGGAATTTGGAGATAAATTTGAGAAGCCGAAGACGAAGGAGTTTATAGAAGCAATGAATCGGTGGGGATTGGACCCGAAAGAGAAAGTTATGTTTTTGATGATGGATGTTAGTGATAATGTGGGATTGTCGAGCAGGAATATTGGGACTTTGAGGATGTTGACGCCCAGGACTTTGAATTTGTTCGATATTTTGAATTCGGATAAGTTGGTTCTTACGCCCGATACTGTGGATTATTTGAATGGTAGATATGGAGTTGATTTTGAAGGAGAGACCGACGAAGAGGATGATCAAGATGAAACTGAAG AAACAGAGGGAAATGAAAATGCTGATGCAGCAGACTGA